A part of Gossypium hirsutum isolate 1008001.06 chromosome A07, Gossypium_hirsutum_v2.1, whole genome shotgun sequence genomic DNA contains:
- the LOC107946384 gene encoding E3 ubiquitin-protein ligase At3g02290 isoform X2: MGSVCCCLRPEDFEDYINPNSNVYRNCVCLSCFVQNFVHVYTTLFRRGELRSVPSSIQGTGSIISSASLDNSLSDMYQSPPRPLPYDAETRYFRLQPDGLVSRHEKGSSQSHEESEPLRGENDADPGSLSTEGKWNAFEQGSKEQHSKSSQKLSSAKAPVGIGYIYSSAEEEEDVCPTCLEGYGVR; the protein is encoded by the exons ATGGGTTCTGTTTGTTGCTGCTTGCGCCCTGAGGATTTTGAGGACTATATCAATCCGAACAGTAATGTATATAGAAATTGCGTGTGCCTCAGTTGCTTTGTTCAGAACTTCGTACACGTG TATACCACATTGTTCCGAAGAGGGGAATTGCGTTCTGTCCCTTCATCCATTCAGGGGACAGGATCTATTATCTCTTCTGCATCTCTAGATAACTCACTCTCTGACATGTACCAATCTCCTCCGAGACCCTTGCCTTATGATGCCGAGACTAGATATTTCCGCTTACAACCTGATGGTCTTGTTTCAAGACATGAGAAGGGTTCAAGTCAGTCACACGAAGAGTCAGAGCCTTTAAGAGGCGAAAACGATGCAGATCCAGGATCTTTGAGTACGGAGGGCAAATGGAATGCCTTTGAGCAAGGCTCGAAAGAGCAGCATTCTAAATCCTCACAAAAACTCTCATCAGCAAAAGCACCAGTTGGAATTGGGTACATCTATTCATCTGCTGAAGAAGAGGAGGATGTCTGTCCAACATGTCTTGAAG GTTATGGTGTTCGATGA
- the LOC107946384 gene encoding E3 ubiquitin-protein ligase At3g02290 isoform X1: MGSVCCCLRPEDFEDYINPNSNVYRNCVCLSCFVQNFVHVYTTLFRRGELRSVPSSIQGTGSIISSASLDNSLSDMYQSPPRPLPYDAETRYFRLQPDGLVSRHEKGSSQSHEESEPLRGENDADPGSLSTEGKWNAFEQGSKEQHSKSSQKLSSAKAPVGIGYIYSSAEEEEDVCPTCLEEYTPENPKIITKCSHHFHLGCIYEWMERSENCPVCGKVMVFDETT, encoded by the exons ATGGGTTCTGTTTGTTGCTGCTTGCGCCCTGAGGATTTTGAGGACTATATCAATCCGAACAGTAATGTATATAGAAATTGCGTGTGCCTCAGTTGCTTTGTTCAGAACTTCGTACACGTG TATACCACATTGTTCCGAAGAGGGGAATTGCGTTCTGTCCCTTCATCCATTCAGGGGACAGGATCTATTATCTCTTCTGCATCTCTAGATAACTCACTCTCTGACATGTACCAATCTCCTCCGAGACCCTTGCCTTATGATGCCGAGACTAGATATTTCCGCTTACAACCTGATGGTCTTGTTTCAAGACATGAGAAGGGTTCAAGTCAGTCACACGAAGAGTCAGAGCCTTTAAGAGGCGAAAACGATGCAGATCCAGGATCTTTGAGTACGGAGGGCAAATGGAATGCCTTTGAGCAAGGCTCGAAAGAGCAGCATTCTAAATCCTCACAAAAACTCTCATCAGCAAAAGCACCAGTTGGAATTGGGTACATCTATTCATCTGCTGAAGAAGAGGAGGATGTCTGTCCAACATGTCTTGAAG AATATACTCCAGAGAATCCCAAGATAATAACAAAATGTTCCCACCATTTCCATCTTGGTTGCATTTATGAATGGATGGAGAGAAGTGAAAACTGTCCGGTCTGTGGAAAG GTTATGGTGTTCGATGAAACGACTTAA